Proteins found in one Salminus brasiliensis chromosome 13, fSalBra1.hap2, whole genome shotgun sequence genomic segment:
- the b3gnt2l gene encoding N-acetyllactosaminide beta-1,3-N-acetylglucosaminyltransferase 2, translating into MRNKRLLLVMGVISSLFIGMLYSLLNQRDHKQRLAEMPSLTTADLFTRPPTIAATENKSTEQPAKPQKSAPRSSYAAGKPVTVSESFIKFIPKNGAFWNRKLHSLLSKLEATDLTERQPPNGSRCQPESIESLRINIQDFRAYPDIYQDFVKCMDCHDSQILIDQPSKCDPGDGKGEVFLLFAVKSTPSHFERRQAVRDTWGKEGRYKRGLLVRTVFLLGSTSADDASVDSLIEFEARTYGDLLLWDFQDSFYNLTLKEHVFLKWALHRCPLVSFIFKGDDDVFANTPAILHYLQSLKPEKASELYTGQIISEATPLRDTKSKYYVPQTFFEGAYPLYAGGGGFLFSGNLLKPLYIISQYIPFFSIDDVYTGMCFKALGITPEKHHGFQTFDIREQDREDACAHKNLLLVHKRTPKQTIRLWRSIRSPFLTC; encoded by the coding sequence ATGAGAAATAAAAGGCTTCTCTTAGTTATGGGGGTTATCAGCAGCCTCTTCATTGGAATGCTGTATTCACTTCTAAATCAAAGGGACCACAAACAGAGACTAGCAGAAATGCCCTCTCTTACCACTGCTGACCTATTTACAAGGCCCCCCACCATTGCTGCCACAGAAAACAAGAGCACTGAACAGCCTGCAAAACCTCAGAAAAGTGCTCCACGCTCCAGTTATGCAGCAGGGAAGCCAGTCACGGTGTCTGAGAGCTTCATAAAGTTCATTCCAAAAAACGGCGCTTTCTGGAACAGGAAACTCCACTCCTTGCTCAGTAAACTGGAAGCCACAGACCTGACTGAACGGCAACCACCGAACGGCTCTCGCTGTCAGCCTGAAAGCATCGAGTCACTTCGCATAAACATACAAGACTTTAGAGCGTACCCTGATATCTACCAGGACTTCGTCAAATGCATGGACTGTCACGACTCGCAGATTCTAATCGACCAGCCTAGCAAGTGTGACCCAGGCGATGGCAAAGGTGAGGTGTTTCTTCTTTTTGCGGTCAAATCTACCCCAAGTCACTTCGAGAGGCGGCAGGCTGTTCGAGACACCTGGGGAAAAGAGGGCCGGTACAAGAGAGGGCTGCTGGTGAGAACGGTCTTTCTTTTGGGCAGCACATCCGCAGATGATGCGTCTGTGGACAGTCTGATCGAATTTGAGGCCCGGACGTATGGAGACCTGCTTCTTTGGGACTTTCAAGACTCATTTTACAACCTCACCCTCAAAGAgcatgtgtttttaaaatgggCTCTTCATCGTTGTCCCCTTGTGtccttcatttttaaaggtgatgATGATGTGTTTGCAAACACACCAGCGATACTCCATTATCTGCAGTCCCTAAAGCCGGAGAAAGCTTCAGAATTGTACACTGGTCAGATCATCTCAGAAGCCACCCCGTTGCGAGACACCAAAAGCAAGTACTACGTCCCCCAGACGTTCTTTGAAGGTGCTTACCCGCTGTACGCGGGTGGTGGTGGGTTTCTGTTCTCTGGAAATCTTCTTAAGCCTCTCTACATCATCTCCCAATACATTCCCTTCTTCTCCATTGACGACGTCTATACAGGGATGTGTTTCAAAGCCCTGGGGATTACCCCGGAGAAGcatcatgggttccagactttTGACATCCGTGAGCAGGATAGGGAGGATGCTTGTGCTCATAAGAACTTGCTCCTGGTGCATAAGCGGACCCCAAAGCAGACTATAAGACTGTGGAGGAGCATACGCAGCCCCTTCCTGACATGCTAG
- the napab gene encoding N-ethylmaleimide-sensitive factor attachment protein, alpha b, with translation MDTSGKEKEAMALMAEAEKKVKSSQSFFGSLFGGSSKMEDACEMYARAANMFKMAKNWSAAGNAFSQAALLHLQMQSKHDAATNFIDAGNAFKKADPQEAINCLNRAIEIYTDMGRFTIAAKHHITIAEVYETELVDIDKAIAHYEQAADYYKGEESTSSANKCLLKVASYAAQLEQYPKAIEIYEQVGTHAMDSTLLKYSAKDYFFKAALCHFCIDMLNAKLALQKYEEMFPAFSDSRECKLVKKLLDAYEEQNVDAYTDSVKEYDTISRLDQWLTTMLLRIKKTIQDDESDLR, from the exons ATGGACACCTCCGGCAAAGAGAAGGAGGCTATGGCTCTCATGGCAGAAGCCGAAAAGAAGGTCAAATCCTCGCAGTCTTTCTTCGGCTCGTTGTTTGG GGGTTCTTCAAAGATGGAAGATGCCTGTGAAATGTACGCGAGAGCAGCGAACATGTTCAAGATGGCAAAGAATTGGAGTG CTGCCGGAAATGCCTTCTCCCAGGCAGCGCTCCTGCACCTGCAGATGCAGAGCAAACATGATGCTGCAACCAACTTCATCGATGCTGGAAATGCCTTTAAAAAAGCTGACCCTCAAG AGGCTATAAACTGCTTGAATAGGGCCATCGAGATTTACACAGATATG GGTCGTTTCACCATTGCAGCAAAGCATCACATCACCATCGCTGAGGTCTATGAGACTGAGCTAGTTGACATTGATAAG GCCATAGCTCACTATGAGCAAGCAGCGGATTACTACAAAGGGGAAGAGTCCACCAG CTCAGCCAACAAGTGCCTACTTAAGGTTGCCTCATATGCTGCTCAGCTGGAGCAGTATCCAAAGGCAATCGAGATATATGAACAG gTCGGAACACATGCAATGGACAGCACTCTGCTGAAGTACAGTGCTAAGGATTATTTCTTCAAGGCAGCTCTCTGCCATTTCTGTATTGATATGCTTAATGCCAAG CTGGCTCTACAGAAATATGAGGAAATGTTTCCAGCCTTTTCAGACTCACGTGAATGCAAATTAGTCAAG AAACTTTTAGATGCTTATGAGGAACAGAATGTTGACGCATATACTGATTCT GTGAAAGAATACGACACAATTTCACGGCTGGATCAGTGGCTCACCACCATGCTGCTTCGCATCAAGAAAACCATACAAGATGATGAGAGTGACCTTCGTTAA